The Primulina huaijiensis isolate GDHJ02 chromosome 6, ASM1229523v2, whole genome shotgun sequence genomic sequence ataataatatttagtttgggtaggtttatctgcccattttattttattaatttcttcatcagaaaaattattatgattaacaatctcttcattaagagtatttaaattaagatttttaaatttttcttctaataatttttctaaatcagaaacagaagatttaaatttaaaatctttaatttctggaggggatttaatagaagaactagcaatagaaacaatattagtttctggttcttgtatatgaacatctggtttaattttattaatagctaaaataattttatcaatacgatctttaagagaaactatttcttctcctattatcgtaagatataaatttgtataattctgtttttcaattatttgattaatatgtttaacagttatttgtaacatatcattttcaaataattttgaaaaagcagtaaaattcaaaactttattattcttttctataataaaagattgttgaggaggataaacagatctttgaatctgtccagaaggaaatttataatttctttcaagaatagaaatataatctataataaatgttttaaaaaaccaaggaacaaaatgaattaatctattttgattttcacagtatttataaaattctgtgacaatatattcaaattcttcttcagagaaacttttaaaataccaatctctgaaagatttccatttgggtaaataaaattctgcattgatctttgctctagcaaaagatcctttagtaaaatcaatttttggtttactatccattaaatagtaaaattcatttctgaaacagtatcagtttctttaactttttgaaagttacattgatgaacaatattattttgattaataattaaatcttctgctgaagattctacttcttctcgtatttgagaagttgaagctctagaagtttgtggaatatccaccatataatctagaggtgaaataaaagaatgactagatcttgatctagcataaacagaagagggtaataatcttctttgttcattattaaactgtatttgaacagatccttcattattttgaataacttgctgtaaattcctatttattataggatttctaggaacagcttgttcaattattcagttttctggaaattctatttcttcacattttatagatctacggGTTGTGATATTAGATCTATGaaaattagtttctattagaattgtttcatttaatttcttatcaattcttttacacataggatttAGCGTAAacaatggtttataataaatacgataacaaatacatataacttctgtaccaggagtataattataaccatgagttttaacatttaacgttaaagagtctaagatatttatatcagacaaagataaagataaatttggataaacatcaaaatatactggaccatgagccagactagactgaattattcccataagggattgtttccaattcaaatttttaccatctcttaaagctgctataaagctttctggtaaaccttctaaagttaaaggtctaaaagcaatttgtattaaacatatatgaataaatctataatttttcctataagacaaaatatctttattattcaatagtctaataaccatttcttcattatgaagaagtactgatgattctgtagtttttactacctgtttaaaacttattttttcaaatgttccaATTTATGgatcattttagattctattttaggaatagtccatttatttaataaatctaaattttcaggtaaatcatattcttcatttaaactgtttttaacagttcctttcatactgaaaatattcatttgaataaacagtgttaaatcatctaccaaaactatttccaagccatatataatatatataataaataataaaacttataaaataataaattatttaatgttGTTCTAGTCTAGTCTAGTTTAGTCTAGTCTAAGTAATGGGAACCAAAATCTAAGCTGTTTtagtcaaaaataaataaattgaaaatgaaaGCTGAAGACGTATGGCATGAGCTCATACAATCTCGTCTTGAAGAAGGGTAAATCGTACATTTGGCGGAAGTTTCGAGAACGAATGTGACTGACGTAAGTTTCACAATGACTCATGGATTATtgttatatatctatatatatatatatatatataataataataataataataataactcatggattattacaattaattaccatttccttttttaaaaaaaagaacaatcggcatatataattttttaaaaaaataaatttgtgaaaatttAGTCTTCAACCAATAAATTGATTTCGTTTTTGTACATTTAGTTTGATCGACAAGGGAGTTTTGATATGACAACAACATGCCAGTATTTGGATGACaattataatgataaaaaatttaaatttgaataaataaaatctaTATTACCCTAACTTGtcaaatttaaataactaaatctatcaaaatttatttaaaataaatcatgtacACATAAATATTGCTCATatttgttaaattaaaattaatgtgaTAAAAAAACGTACAGAAATAAAACGACCCACAGAATTTCATAATGAGCGAAAAAAATTTAtcctttctatttatttttgtttatatatattttaatgtatataatataaattttattttcacacATGATCTGTCTCAAATAAATCATAATCGATAAATTTAATGGTTTACGaccaaaaaaaaatctaaattatcCTATCAAAACCAAACTTATGacattataatttaaaaaaaggaAGATAATGTTAAACAAACAAGGCCCCATTCATGAAACATGAGAGCATAGAGGTGTCGTTTTATTTTCCAAAACAAAAGCCTCCAAAAACATTATCACAAGGACATAAAGCAAGAACCCAACTTGTAGCATAAACAATAGCGGATGGCTCTCATTTCAGAAACTGTTTGCTGATATGCTCAGCTAATTCATCGCGATCAGGCAGATGTTCCTTAACAAAGCTCGAGTTAACATAATTGTCGATCCACGCACATAGATTCGGGAACTTTTCGCTTGTTATGAGTTTGATTCCCACCAATTCGGTGATAAGCACAAGCCAGTAGGCAATGAAATTGGCAGCAATATCCACCAGCCCAATGCTCTCTCCCCCGAAGAATTTCTTGCCTTCTAGCTGGTTGTCGAGAAATTTAAGCACTTCTTCTGCTTCTTCCTTGCCTTTCACTTGCTCCTCCCCTGTGGTCCAACAAGCCTTCCAGAATGCTGGCAGGCACTGCAACAAAAACATTTAACCAGTTGACATCAGATTTGTTTTTTAATCAATCGAACCACTAAGCTTTAAGGAAATCGATCAAAAAAACATACTAGTCATAATGAATCTATAGAAAAACAAACTAAACGATCCGAATAATGAAAACAATAGAATTCTATCAATGAAAAGAAAAACTATTACCTTCTCATCCACGAATCTAGCCCAGAAACGAGCCGTGGCTCTGTCGTAAGGATGTTTCGGCAAGATGGATGGCCCATGTTCCCAAGTCTCATCAATATATTCAAGAATCACCAATGACTCGGCAACTGGCTTACCGTTGTGTAGGAGAACAGGGATTTTTTTGTGGACTGGATTGTATTGAAGAAGAAGTTTAGACTTGTTGCTTAGATCTTCCTCTATGAATTCATATTCCACTCCCTTCAGTTTCAGCGCCATCTCGACTCTCCCGCTAAATGGGCTTAACCGAGCACCAAATACCTTCACTTCCGCCATTGCAATCTCAGGCTTGACTTTCTGAATGTATTTCTGTGGTACTTTTTTCCTGGTTTGGGATTCTTTCTTATAGGGACATTAATTTGACTTGTCGCCAATAAAGTGTGAACGGATAAATATTTCTCAACAGCCTAAACTTTTGAGTTTGTGGCAGTTGAGAAATATTTATCCCACACTACATTTCTTTTATATTATATGATGCAATATGTTGTTCCACTTAGCATCGGATGGATCACGTTAAGTTGAATAAGTCAGCTAAGATTTTCGTCATATCTACGAACAGAAACCGATACAAAAGTCTAAGATTGTAGTGGACTTAAAATATATGAGACAAACAAAGCGTTAAACATGGGaacacaatttttatttttctacacaAAACAAAAGCATCACACATTCCCACATGGCAAAATGAGAAAGAATACCAACTTTTTGCAAGGATTCTAATATGCTCCGTTTTAGAATAGGTGTCTGGCGAGTTAACTTATGGTTtgtgttttattgtttttaatgtaaatgatttttattttaataatatttcacGGTTTTATCCAATGATGACattattttatctgtatacataTGCATGTTGCATaaataaagttcttgaatatataaATGGTACAATGAGATTTGTCTCGCAACGTAAgctcatgaaactcattaggaagtgtactgtatattttaaacaagttcttagtcgaatcaaccgtataaaataaagataaagtttGCTTGAACTCGAGACTAGCACTTGTGATGTAAACGTCAGATTTCATTGTAAGGCATTAAGAtatccattcatacagatggaTGATCATTTGATCATTCACTGAACAACTCTCCCCCGGACTGTCCAAGtgattctcacttatcgagtgaaatagtaTGTGGTTATGGTTATATActattagtcctttgacctggGGTAATGTAGAGACTCTacatactagcatgcactttgatcagTTTACTGACTCCATTGAGGgacatcaggtggcgaggttgggtgtagtttcgaaatacgtaggagcaaatatACCGTAGTAAGAAATTCACTGTTTTCCTATAGTTGGAGATATCATATGTAATCTGATGaattaatagtgcaaggaatatCTGGTCAGAGCAAGAAATAtactttatgaaaatgtgttttcctagttgcacataccatgtcactattattcctcaaagatacatcacatcattATCAAATCCATATGCAACtttcgatataccaatgattaGAGATTCGATAGAGATATATGTGTTGGAAGGACCGTATTGTACACTAGCCATGACTTAAAGTTCTTGCAGGTACTATCATCGATACCTAAAGAATTATGGAGATGAtgctactagacactcttaccatgatctgatgggtgcaatcataaatgagttctgacattcttgatcaatgagttgatgaaaaaaatgaggCTAATTAAGGTAAGCCCGagtaagaataaatgttattatgaatcacatggagatgtgaacccacaacTTGTTGTatccttgaaccattgagggtcacacaagtatcatattttgttttccagttgagaaagtcaaagttcaaggagttgaatttgacgattatagtttgatgaagatcaaacaagataCTTATAAAgtagtttataagttgattctaTAAGATGAAAGAAATAGAAGTTATCTTAACAGCTAATTgaggaaggagagtggaactgcgtGTTTTGGTGAAGGAGTTCACCAAACTAGCACCTATCAAATATGGTAAGTGAAATTTTttatcttcgaaattttcattatatgaacaaaacTTGTATCCTTGATACATCACACTTTATATGGAGATATAAAGATATGtgcatatataatattagtatatCATTCATTATCAAAAGTTTATAAATAcatgatatgataaaaatatgagaatttaatATAATGCAAATTAATTGTCCTGGTGAGACAATGTTTATGAATCCTGATGGGAGAGAGAATCCATATGTGATCAGGAATCAatctatataaatattttattgaggGTCATATAAAATAACAAAGTTTTTTTCGCACAAAAAAAATTCCTCCTCCTCATCCAAGAAGTTTTCGCCATCACAAGAAATTTGGtgaaaaatttcggccaactTCTTCCACCGCCGCCGCGTCACGCCAACGTTGCACCGactccggattttggaaatttggACGTTCTAGTCTCAACGCAAAATTGTTTGTGATTACTAGTGGAATCCAAACAAGGAACAAAATTTCTGATCATGGACCTAATTTGACGATCAAAAGGCGGAGATCCGTTCGAAATGAGATACAAGAAAAGTCACCTCTGCTGATCCTGCATTAATTTGGAGTCCAACATAATTTACTCATGGGTATACAATCTAAACACTATACGACGTCCAAGGAAAGTTTTGAGCGtcgaaactaaaatttcaaaattctcgCTAAGCCTTGAGTGCGAAAAATCGGTACACCAACACTCTCATAAAATAAACAACGGACGACTCTCATGATTTAGCCGCTCTGGCCTCTAGAAACCGAACCCTGATAACCTCGGTCAATTTATCGTGCTCAGAAAGATTTTCCTTAAAGCTCGAGTTGAACTTCGGGAATTTCTTGTTGGTTAGGAGTTCGATTCCCACCACTTCGGTAATGATCCAAACCAAATGGCAATACAATTGGCAGCAATATCGGCCAGCCCGATGCTATCTCCCTTGAAGAATTTCTTTCCTTTCAGATCGTTATCAATAAGTTTTAGAAATTTCTCTGATTCTCCCTTGTCCTTCTCATGCTCCTCCGCTGGAAACCAACAAGCCTTCCACAATGTTTGCATCATATTTTCCGATATTCTAGTAATACGGGTGAACGAGAACAAATAACTAAGTGTCATCAATATATCCAAGAATCAGCAGCAATTACTCGCCTTACCATTGTGCAGCAGCACAGGATTTTTTTTGTGAAGTGGATTATACTGAAGAAGTTGAGGAGGGGACATATTTTTTTGTCAACGCCATTTCCACTGACTTCCGCCATTACAACTCTAGGATattaaatctatatatatataaaagcagAGTTGTCTgctattttaagtaattttctGCCTAAATAAACATTCCGAATAAAGGAAATTATCGAAAAATGtggtaaaatatattataataaatgtctaaatatatttaattcattattaaaattgtatattaatATTTGTGTATAATTACTTGAAAATTGAATCTCTTCTAAGAattacaaacaaaattaaattaaatttcaaatttcaaatccaaaaattaaattacattctgggaattataaactaaattcaaatagttattcaaattttaaatacgAATTCTGGAAATTTGAATCATGCTTCAAAAATTGTGCTCTGAaatcaatttattaatttaacattaatgttttttaatctataaatacatatataaatttgcATCATATATCATCACAACACACAACAGCCAGATTCCAAAAACTCTGccaaaaaaatacaaaaccgttgtcaaaTTCATTTTGTAGCAGCTAATCTTTCATACCCTAATGGCACCTTTATTCAGTTATGTTCGTGAAGTTGAACCTTCAACCTGGCAGTGGGCGTTGAAACTACGTCTGGTTCGTTGTTACGATCTTCCTCCATATGGAAACAATGGACCTACTTTCGAATGCATCTTCCATGATCATGAGGtaacaaatttatatatgtatttgatatTGAAATCATGTAAACAcgtgaaatataatatatacattcTCCCTATTTTTTTAGGGTTCGCTCATACATGCAACAATAAAAAAAGGCCTCATACAGAAAATGAAACCAATTCTCCGAGAAGGTCATCTTTTTGcaattaaaaatgtaattgttgCAGAAAATCGTCTGAAATACAAGACAacaacacataaatataaacTCATATTTATGAATAAAACTAATGTCTGCGAGATTTTCGATGACACTTTCTCATCAACTATGTTTGAATTCAAGAGTTTTAGAGATTTGAAAAATGCAGATGTCATCGATGAGAATGAACTTTTTGGTAAGCTGATTTTTTTCGTTTACTAATGGATCTGTCACATTTTCTATCATTTTTATGTTTacttacaagtttttttttatttctttctagATGTCATTGGCAAATTAATAGCAAGAGACTTAcctcaaaataaagaaattagtGGACGTTCTACAAAACTTATTGATTTTGTCATTGAAGATTTAGAGTAACCACAATTTTACTTATTTTCCAATTTTATttgttcaaataaatttttggcATTTGAAAATCTATATTTATTGTTTGTTAGAAACAACAAATTACCATGTACTTTGTGggaaaattttgttgatgaaATCATGGCATATTTGGGCACTGTCGGTGATGAACCAGTTGTTGTTATTCTTCAAATGAGTCGTGCAAGACGATTTAGGGGTGAAGTGCGAGTTCAAAGTACGTTTTTTGTCACCAAAATGATAGTAAATGGAAACTTAGctgaatttcttgaatttagAAACAGGTAAATAAATTTAGTTCTTTttgtttataatataatttatcttTTGTTGTTACTgaattttttataacttttcAAATTTAGGATGACTTCTGATTGCAAGACCCCAACAAATTCAATTAGCACTATTTCAATGCAATCTACCCCAAATATCATGGATGAACTTTCGAATGCGAAGGACATTTTCAGGACCATAGAACAAGTTTCAGATAATAGTGAggtatattttgttatattctttttattaataagtacttgcttaatttttttgtcaatttccAGGTTGGGAGTTTTTGGGTTTATGCAAGAATTGTTTCTGTTGAATCTCATGGAAGTTGGTGGTATTTGTCATTTAAAAAATGTTCCAAGAAGATGATTGTGGTGGGTGATAAATTTTACTGTGAAAAGTGTGATAAATTTGATACTACAGGAAATATGAGGTATGTTTTATGCAAATTTGGGCACTGTAGAGGATGAACCTTTTTCTGATTTATttagcaaaaatatttttaaaaagatttgtttTCTAGGTTTAAGATTCAAGTTAGAGTTGTTGACAGTACTGAAATGCAATTTTCTTATTTTGGGATAGAGAATCTATTCGACTTATTGGAAAAAATGCACTGGAATTGAAAACTGAAATGAAAAATCAGGTTTTCATTCTTTGTATTTCATGatatacttaaaaaaaaattttaataaaatattaatcataCATATAATATTTCAAGGTACGGAATTAGTGGAAATGCCGAAAGACTTTGAATATTTAgtggataaaaatattatattcaaagTTCAAGTTAGATCCAATCAAATTCGTGGATATAATGGGACATACACTGTCATTAAATTGATTTCTGACACTACTGTTGTTGAAAATTGCTCTAGAGAATTTTTTGATAGTCAGGTATGATATTGTCTATTACttggatttaattatttaaattttaatatatgattggttaaaaattttaatttactaTAGGAATCTAATTTGTTTTCAAAACTCAGCAACATCGACTCGAGAGATGTTGAGGTAAATATCccaaaattaaatatgtattcCATACGAATTTAATAcatattcaaattaaattattgtttttaggATCTGTCGTCGGGAGATGAAGTCTCCACACCTATAAAGTCTACAAGCGAGGAAGTTCCATCAAAAGATGTAATAAATGATTCTATGTTGAAGAGAAGActtattgatgatttctcatccACTGCCCCAGATAAAAAGTTCNTTTCAGCCGAAATACAAAAATGGCTCTTTTATTCAGTGTTTCATTGTTAAGATCTATATGTATATGAAAACAATAAACATTTCACTTTGATAAAAAGTCACGTTATAGAGAAAGTAAACAAATTATCAtgcaaattaattttaataattaattatataaaataacactCCGTGCATCGCACGGGTGGAATACTAGTgttattaaaaaagaaaatgtctTTCCAAGGGGGAAGTTTCGAGAGGGAGGAAAACATTTATTGATCTAAATTTCACACAACTTATAGACCAAAATTACTTAAGCTGTTCAGAATATATTTTTCAGACAAAGGAGATACATATGTGCTACTGCTTGGTTCGaggatattattttttgtttttgtcaaaCACTCCGGAGATTATCCAAATATcaataaattatttcataacATTCTCATTATGGAATGAAACAAAGGTACTCAATACGAAACACTCTTAAGATGAAAACTGAGTTAATTAAATATGCGGGGAAAAAGGCCTAATTTATGGAATGAGACGACACAGAAAATAAGCGAGAAATTGCAACAATTCTAGTTTACTCCAGCGACTTGAACGATCGATGGCTATCGTTTAACTTGACTGGTCTTCTGAAACCAAGTCCTGATATGTGCCGCCAACTTATCCCGATCAGGCAAATGCTCCTTAAAAAAGTTCGAGTTGACGTATTCGTCCATCCACGCACACAAATTCGGGAACTTATCTTTTGTAATGAGCTCAACTCCCAGTGTTTCAGCAATAATAACAGGCCAATACGCAACAAAATTGGCAGCAATATCAACCAGCCCGATGCTATCTCCTCCGAAGAGTTTCTTGCCTTTTACCTCATTGTCAAGAACTTTTAGCAATTCTTCCGCTTCTTCCTTGGCTTTCAGTTGCTCCTCCCCTGCACTCAAGTAAGCCTTGCTACATGCTGGCAAGCACTGAATTATAACAAGTTATTCAGCTCACATCTTATGGCACTTGCTTGCACACAGGAGAACAGCGGGACATATTAAAATTCACAATCTTAATTCActgatttacaaaaaaaaaatttcgatctTCGTCCTTTTATCACCGAAGTATTTACACGTCTTTATTTTTCGACGATACGTATCATTTTTCCGATGGAACATCAGCCATCccatgaaaaatgactaaaattagaagaaaaaaacaacacaaataATGTACAAAAGATGATAAATTGACAGATAACTTTGACAAATAACAGTCTGACTAAGACCTCAACGTATTGTCAAAACCAAGATAAACTCAACTGAATTTCTGATCGATGGAACGGCCAAGATTTTGAAGAGATCGAGTCAACACTAATTTATTTTCGAAACAGAAAAAGATatataaacaaacaaacaaacttgtgaatttatagaaaacaaACTAATCCATtcaaataaggaaaataatcgAATTCACTTCAATAATCCCAACACAAAAGTAAAATAGAAATTTCCTCCCATAAGCTCAATCTTTTCTGATCTTCTGTTNTATATATATAAAACAGTACCTTCTCATCCAGGAATTTAGCCCAGAAACGCGCCACGGCTCTGAGGTGAGGATCTTTGGGCAAGATGGATGGCCCATCTCCCCAAGTTTCATCTATGTATTCAAGAATCACCAACGATTCGACAATCGGCTTACCATTGTGCAGCAGCACGGGAACTTTTTTGTGAACTGGATTATACTGAAGAAGCTGAGGGGACTTATTATTCAGATCTTCTTCTACGTA encodes the following:
- the LOC140978969 gene encoding probable glutathione S-transferase: MAEVKVFGARLSPFSGRVEMALKLKGVEYEFIEEDLSNKSKLLLQYNPVHKKIPVLLHNGKPVAESLVILEYIDETWEHGPSILPKHPYDRATARFWARFVDEKCLPAFWKACWTTGEEQVKGKEEAEEVLKFLDNQLEGKKFFGGESIGLVDIAANFIAYWLVLITELVGIKLITSEKFPNLCAWIDNYVNSSFVKEHLPDRDELAEHISKQFLK
- the LOC140978967 gene encoding probable glutathione S-transferase, coding for MAEVKLFGFWGSPYSRRVEMALKLKGVEYEYVEEDLNNKSPQLLQYNPVHKKVPVLLHNGKPIVESLVILEYIDETWGDGPSILPKDPHLRAVARFWAKFLDEKCLPACSKAYLSAGEEQLKAKEEAEELLKVLDNEVKGKKLFGGDSIGLVDIAANFVAYWPVIIAETLGVELITKDKFPNLCAWMDEYVNSNFFKEHLPDRDKLAAHIRTWFQKTSQVKR